One Faecalicatena sp. Marseille-Q4148 DNA window includes the following coding sequences:
- a CDS encoding ATP-binding protein, which yields MKLLHVKANHFKNCSDEFEIDLVARSKKTLEDKEYELQEIADELYTYNTMAFVGKNASGKTTAVELLDACFSILGDFRLEAKPYSFENVELLMDFYYDGYIYRYETVLRNSDSIGSKAIFTNQRIRRKKYYKSNIKGIYTEEGFSDVNAPGELPEDTSSIFFVLKKKATRAIYFDSFGNGADTYRLLFATLKDYHISTDILSKVISIFDENISDLKKLDDHNYKMVFCGQERTLSDKELLYQLSSGTTKGMLLYILVVASLQNGFDLIVDEVENHFHKTLVENMISLYKDKSVNKHKATLIFTTHYCELLDLFNRQDNIFISRANEKVYLTNMYSGYDIRPELLKSRQFYNNVFQTAVNYEELMCLKKELKK from the coding sequence ATGAAATTATTGCATGTAAAAGCGAACCACTTCAAAAATTGTTCAGATGAATTTGAAATTGATCTTGTGGCAAGATCAAAAAAAACATTAGAAGATAAAGAGTACGAGCTGCAAGAAATTGCTGACGAATTGTATACGTATAACACGATGGCATTTGTTGGAAAGAATGCTTCTGGAAAAACCACAGCAGTTGAATTATTAGATGCGTGCTTCTCTATTCTTGGTGATTTCCGCCTGGAAGCAAAGCCATACAGTTTTGAAAACGTGGAACTTTTGATGGACTTTTATTATGATGGATATATTTACCGTTACGAGACAGTTCTTAGGAATAGCGATTCTATTGGAAGTAAGGCTATTTTTACGAATCAAAGAATCCGTAGAAAGAAATATTACAAGAGCAACATAAAAGGAATTTATACTGAGGAAGGATTTTCTGATGTAAATGCACCAGGTGAACTTCCAGAAGATACTTCCAGTATATTTTTTGTGTTGAAGAAGAAAGCAACAAGAGCAATTTATTTTGATAGTTTTGGAAATGGTGCAGATACGTATCGTTTGCTTTTTGCCACACTGAAAGATTATCATATTTCAACGGATATATTAAGCAAAGTAATTTCTATTTTTGATGAAAATATTTCAGATTTAAAAAAACTGGATGACCATAATTATAAAATGGTTTTCTGCGGACAGGAAAGAACTCTTTCAGACAAAGAGCTTTTGTATCAATTATCCAGTGGTACTACAAAGGGAATGCTTTTATATATCCTGGTTGTTGCATCTTTGCAGAATGGCTTTGATCTCATTGTAGATGAAGTGGAAAATCATTTTCATAAAACATTAGTGGAAAATATGATTAGCCTTTATAAAGATAAGTCTGTAAATAAGCACAAAGCGACATTGATCTTTACTACTCACTATTGCGAATTACTGGATTTGTTCAATCGTCAGGATAATATTTTTATTTCCAGAGCTAATGAAAAAGTATATCTTACCAATATGTATAGCGGATATGACATCAGGCCAGAATTATTAAAAAGCAGGCAGTTTTATAATAATGTTTTTCAAACAGCTGTCAACTATGAAGAATTGATGTGTTTGAAGAAAGAATTGAAGAAATGA
- a CDS encoding response regulator transcription factor: MGRILILEDELSIRRSIEISLQKEGYEVKTAGSISEAERIMGAFTPEMLLCDINLPDGSGLDYIKSIRNKTNAHFIMLTALDQETDMVMGYEAGADDYIAKPFSLSVLIMKINAYFRKESASENKIIKAGNVKVEKTAMKVYVNDVEVSLSKNEWKLLLMFIENPNIILSKEQILEKIFDIDSDFVDENTVAVNITRLRKKLSSGDDGKNLIKNVRGLGYVWNVKN, translated from the coding sequence ATGGGAAGGATTTTAATATTAGAAGATGAATTAAGTATTAGAAGAAGTATAGAAATTTCTCTTCAAAAGGAAGGGTATGAAGTTAAGACGGCAGGAAGTATATCGGAGGCAGAGCGTATCATGGGAGCATTTACTCCGGAAATGCTGCTTTGTGATATTAATCTTCCGGACGGCAGCGGACTTGACTATATAAAGAGCATTAGAAATAAAACAAATGCACATTTCATAATGCTTACTGCACTGGATCAGGAAACGGATATGGTAATGGGATATGAAGCGGGCGCAGACGATTATATAGCAAAACCTTTTAGCTTATCAGTCCTTATTATGAAAATAAATGCATACTTTAGAAAAGAAAGTGCCAGTGAAAACAAGATTATAAAAGCAGGCAATGTAAAAGTTGAGAAAACTGCAATGAAGGTTTATGTAAATGACGTCGAAGTTTCATTATCAAAGAATGAATGGAAACTCCTTTTGATGTTTATTGAAAATCCAAACATTATTTTATCTAAGGAACAGATACTTGAAAAAATCTTTGATATCGATAGTGACTTTGTAGATGAAAACACGGTTGCTGTGAATATTACAAGATTAAGAAAGAAGCTTAGTTCAGGAGATGACGGGAAGAATCTGATTAAAAATGTAAGAGGACTTGGGTATGTCTGGAATGTCAAAAATTAG
- a CDS encoding GNAT family acetyltransferase has translation MKLLIMCEGPNEREIINILLKNDCLNFTEDDLLGLTPYHARQIKSSAQVRTELNIYSGEVKIYRIGDKQSDAMKIPPEYKHKVVSVEKYCTKPELEMLFIIAEQLTSAYEKVKSSMKPKDFAKANIKCGKKKYDNSTSFYTDYFGNNPELLVRCIKEYKKYNGSHNKDEHYLAELLK, from the coding sequence ATGAAGCTGCTTATTATGTGTGAAGGACCGAATGAACGGGAAATCATAAATATCCTTTTGAAAAATGACTGCCTGAATTTTACAGAGGATGATTTACTTGGATTGACGCCTTATCATGCAAGACAAATTAAGTCTTCTGCCCAAGTGCGGACAGAATTAAATATTTATTCAGGTGAAGTAAAAATTTACCGCATTGGAGATAAACAAAGTGATGCAATGAAGATCCCACCGGAATATAAGCATAAAGTTGTTAGTGTAGAAAAATATTGTACAAAACCAGAATTAGAGATGCTCTTTATTATAGCCGAGCAACTGACAAGTGCTTATGAAAAAGTAAAATCAAGCATGAAACCCAAAGATTTTGCAAAGGCAAATATCAAATGTGGAAAGAAAAAATATGATAACAGTACATCGTTCTATACGGATTATTTTGGAAATAATCCAGAATTGCTGGTACGATGCATCAAAGAGTATAAAAAATATAATGGCTCCCATAACAAGGATGAACATTATCTGGCAGAATTATTAAAATAA